From Neobacillus sp. PS2-9, the proteins below share one genomic window:
- a CDS encoding CoA-binding protein: MTVEIPSREELGAILKKAKRIAVVGLSNNPERTSYQVSAAMQKAGYEIIPVNPTIDGEVLGVKAVASLKDIEGHIDIVNVFRRSEQLFDVAKEFADIDADIFWAQLGLINEEAYSFLKEKGYTVVMDRCIKVEHALTK; the protein is encoded by the coding sequence ATGACAGTTGAAATCCCAAGTCGCGAAGAACTAGGGGCAATTTTAAAAAAAGCAAAAAGAATTGCTGTTGTAGGTTTAAGCAATAACCCTGAACGTACCTCCTATCAGGTTTCTGCAGCCATGCAAAAGGCAGGCTACGAAATTATTCCCGTAAATCCTACCATTGATGGGGAAGTACTCGGTGTAAAAGCCGTCGCATCACTAAAGGATATCGAAGGACATATTGATATCGTAAACGTATTCCGTCGTTCTGAACAGTTATTTGATGTTGCAAAGGAATTTGCTGATATTGATGCAGATATCTTTTGGGCCCAGCTTGGTCTTATCAATGAAGAAGCCTATTCATTCCTTAAAGAAAAGGGATATACGGTTGTTATGGACCGTTGCATTAAAGTCGAGCACGCTTTAACAAAATAA
- the parE gene encoding DNA topoisomerase IV subunit B yields MARTQQAFDYNDDAIQVLEGLEAVRKRPGMYIGSTDTRGLHHLVYEIVDNSVDEVLAGFGDHIIVKIHKDNSISVIDRGRGMPTGMHKMGIPTPEVILTVLHAGGKFGQGGYKTSGGLHGVGASVVNALSEWLTVTIKRDGFIYEQRFENGGKPVTTLEKIGKTNQTGTTIHFKPDPSIFSTTTYNFETLCERLRESAFLLKGLKIEINDDRNGFHEVFHFENGIEAFVEYLNEEKDTLHHVVSFEGTQNGIEVEFAFQFNDGYSENVLSFVNNVRTKDGGTHEAGSKTAMTRVFNDYARKVSLLKEKDKNLDGADIREGLAAIISVRIPEQLLQFEGQTKGKLGTSEARSSVDAVVSEHLTYFLEENPDISSLLIRKSIKAYQAREAARKAREDARSGKKKKRSEAVLSGKLTPAQSRNPQRNELYLVEGDSAGGSAKQGRDRRFQAVLPLRGKVINTEKAKLADIFKNEEINTIIHAIGGGVGSDFNVEDINYDKVVIMTDADTDGAHIQVLLLTFFYRYMKPLLEAGKVFIALPPLYKVSKGTGKKEIIEYAWNEDELQDAMKKIGRGYIIQRYKGLGEMNADQLWETTMDPETRTLIRVRIDDAARAERRVTTLMGDKVEPRRKWIESNVAFGLEEDDTILENENITVSEEGSEG; encoded by the coding sequence GTGGCAAGAACTCAGCAAGCTTTTGATTATAATGATGATGCCATACAGGTGCTTGAAGGGTTAGAAGCCGTCAGAAAGCGCCCGGGAATGTACATTGGCAGTACGGATACACGAGGACTGCACCATCTTGTGTATGAGATCGTGGATAACTCTGTCGATGAAGTGCTAGCTGGCTTTGGTGATCACATTATTGTAAAAATACACAAAGATAATTCCATAAGTGTTATTGATAGAGGACGTGGAATGCCTACAGGAATGCACAAAATGGGGATACCTACACCTGAGGTTATATTAACGGTCCTTCATGCCGGCGGTAAGTTCGGCCAAGGCGGTTATAAGACGAGCGGTGGTTTACACGGTGTTGGTGCATCTGTTGTAAATGCATTATCAGAGTGGTTAACCGTTACCATTAAAAGGGACGGATTTATTTATGAGCAGAGGTTCGAAAATGGCGGTAAGCCTGTAACCACACTTGAAAAAATCGGTAAAACGAATCAGACAGGAACAACGATTCACTTTAAGCCGGACCCATCTATTTTTTCAACCACAACGTATAATTTTGAAACTTTATGTGAGAGGTTAAGAGAATCAGCCTTCTTGCTAAAAGGACTGAAAATCGAAATTAATGACGATAGAAACGGATTTCACGAAGTGTTTCACTTTGAAAATGGTATTGAAGCATTTGTTGAATACCTAAACGAAGAGAAGGATACTCTCCACCATGTTGTCAGCTTTGAAGGAACACAAAATGGAATTGAAGTAGAATTTGCTTTTCAGTTTAATGATGGCTATTCCGAAAATGTCCTTTCGTTTGTAAACAATGTTCGCACGAAGGATGGCGGTACACACGAAGCTGGTTCCAAAACAGCAATGACCCGTGTTTTCAATGATTATGCTAGAAAAGTATCGCTTTTAAAGGAAAAAGACAAAAACCTTGATGGTGCAGATATTCGTGAAGGGTTAGCGGCAATTATTTCTGTTAGAATCCCTGAACAATTGCTCCAGTTTGAAGGACAAACGAAAGGGAAATTAGGTACTAGTGAAGCAAGATCATCGGTTGATGCAGTTGTATCTGAGCATCTCACTTATTTCCTTGAAGAAAATCCTGATATTAGTTCTTTACTCATTAGAAAATCTATCAAAGCATACCAGGCACGGGAGGCAGCTAGAAAAGCTCGTGAAGATGCAAGAAGTGGAAAGAAAAAGAAACGGTCTGAAGCAGTCTTGTCAGGGAAACTGACTCCGGCACAATCAAGAAATCCGCAAAGGAACGAGCTTTATCTGGTTGAGGGTGACTCTGCGGGTGGATCAGCTAAGCAAGGTCGTGACCGTCGTTTTCAGGCGGTACTGCCACTTCGGGGTAAAGTTATTAACACGGAAAAAGCAAAGCTCGCTGATATTTTTAAAAACGAAGAAATTAATACCATCATTCATGCAATCGGCGGCGGTGTTGGTTCAGATTTCAATGTAGAGGATATCAATTACGATAAAGTCGTTATCATGACAGATGCTGATACAGATGGAGCTCATATTCAGGTTTTGTTGCTTACTTTCTTTTATCGTTATATGAAGCCATTGCTAGAAGCAGGAAAAGTATTTATTGCCCTTCCTCCACTGTATAAAGTGAGTAAAGGCACGGGTAAAAAAGAAATCATTGAATATGCCTGGAATGAAGATGAGCTTCAGGATGCCATGAAAAAGATTGGCAGAGGCTATATTATTCAACGTTATAAAGGTCTCGGAGAAATGAATGCGGATCAGCTATGGGAAACAACCATGGATCCTGAAACTAGAACGCTGATTCGAGTGAGAATTGATGATGCTGCAAGAGCGGAACGCCGTGTAA